From Peromyscus maniculatus bairdii isolate BWxNUB_F1_BW_parent chromosome 19, HU_Pman_BW_mat_3.1, whole genome shotgun sequence, the proteins below share one genomic window:
- the Slc26a2 gene encoding sulfate transporter, with product MSSENKEQHDLPPRDFPEEAFSLPDEVPLEAQRGASTDLKQFETNDRCRPYRRIHLEPQEKPDTNIQKAVIRKLHKSCQCSPAKVRSMVFDFFPVLRWLPKYDVKKNILGDVMSGLIVGILLVPQSIAYSLLAGQQPIYGLYTSFFASIIYCLFGTSRHISVGIFGILCLMIGEVVDRELHKACPDAAATSSSLAVVSNGSLLVNHTLDELCNKSYYAIKIGSTVTFMAGVYQVAMGFFQVGFISVYLSDALLSGFVTGASVTILTSQAKYLLGLSLPRSNGVGSVITTWIHIFRNIHKTNICDLITSLLCLLVLLPTKELNERFKSKLKAPIPTELIVVVAATLASHFGKLNENYNSSIAGQIPTGFMPPKAPDWSLIPNVAVDAIAISIIGFAITVSLSEMFAKKHGYTVKANQEMYAIGFCNIIPSFFHCITTSAALAKTLVKESTGCQSQLSAIVTALVLLLVLLVIAPLFYSLQKCVLGVITIVNLRGALLKFRDLPKMWRVNRMDTVIWFVTMLASALLSTEIGLLVGVCFSMFCVILRTQKPKVSLLGLEEESETFESISAYKNLQTKPGIKVFRFIAPLYYINKECFKSALYKKTLNPVLVQAAWKKAAKRKLKEETVIFTGIQDEVSVQLSHDPLELHTIVIDCSAIQFLDTAGIHTLKEVRRDYEAVGVQVLLAQCNPSVRDSLTRGEYCKKEEENLLFYSLSEAVAFAVASQKQKGVCVLNGLSLSGD from the exons ATGTCTTCAGAAAACAAAGAGCAGCATGACCTTCCACCGAGGGACTTCCCTGAAGAAGCCTTCAGCCTCCCAGATGAGGTCCCCCTGGAGGCTCAAAGGGGAGCGAGCACCGACCTCAAGCAGTTTGAGACCAATGATCGATGCAGACCTTATCGTAGGATCCACCTGGAACCTCAGGAGAAACCAGATACTAACATCCAAAAAGCCGTCATCAGAAAGCTACACAAGAGTTGCCAGTGTAGCCCAGCCAAAGTCAGAAGTATGGTTTTTGATTTCTTTCCTGTCTTGCGGTGGCTCCCAAAATACGATGTGAAGAAGAACATTTTAGGTGATGTGATGTCTGGCCTGATTGTGGGCATACTTTTGGTGCCCCAGTCTATTGCTTACTCGCTGTTGGCTGGCCAGCAGCCTATCTATGGTCTGTATACATCGTTTTTTGCCAGCATCATTTATTGCCTGTTTGGTACCTCTCGCCACATCTCTGTGGGCATTTTTGGAATACTGTGCCTTATGATCGGTGAGGTAGTTGACCGAGAACTACATAAAGCCTGCCCTGACGCGGCTGCTACATCTTCTTCGTTAGCAGTGGTTTCAAATGGGTCCCTGTTAGTAAACCATACATTAGATGAACTTTGTAACAAAAGTTATTATGCAATTAAAATTGGCAGCACTGTGACCTTCATGGCTGGAGTTTATCAG GTAGCCATGGGCTTCTTCCAAGTGGGCTTCATCTCTGTCTACCTCTCAGACGCCCTGCTGAGTGGGTTTGTCACCGGGGCCTCGGTCACCATCCTCACGTCTCAGGCCAAGTACCTCCTGGGGCTGAGCCTTCCTCGGAGCAACGGCGTGGGCTCAGTCATCACTACCTGGATCCACATCTTCAGGAATATCCATAAGACCAATATCTGTGATCTCATCACCAGCCTGCTGTGTCTCCTGGTCCTTTTGCCGACCAAAGAACTTAACGAGCGCTTCAAGTCCAAGCTCAAGGCACCGATTCCGACCGAACTCATTGTCGTGGTGGCGGCCACGTTAGCGTCTCATTTTGGAAAACTAAACGAGAACTACAACTCCAGTATTGCCGGACAAATCCCCACTGGGTTTATGCCGCCCAAAGCCCCAGACTGGAGCCTGATTCCTAACGTGGCGGTCGATGCCATCGCTATCTCTATCATTGGCTTTGCTATCACCGTGTCGCTTTCTGAGATGTTTGCCAAGAAACATGGCTACACGGTCAAAGCAAATCAAGAGATGTACGCCATCGGCTTCTGCAACATCATACCCTCCTTCTTCCACTGCATTACCACCAGTGCGGCGCTTGCCAAGACACTGGTTAAGGAATCCACAGGCTGCCAGTCCCAGCTGTCGGCTATCGTGACGGCCCTTGTTCTTCTGTTGGTCCTTCTGGTAATAGCTCCTTTATTCTACTCCCTTCAAAAGTGTGTCCTTGGCGTGATCACTATTGTAAACCTCCGGGGCGCCCTTCTTAAATTCAGAGACCTGCCCAAGATGTGGAGGGTTAACAGAATGGACACAGTCATCTGGTTTGTTACTATGCTGGCCTCTGCTCTGCTAAGCACTGAAATAGGCCTGCTTGTCGgggtttgtttttctatgttttgtgTCATCCTCCGCACTCAGAAGCCAAAGGTTTCACTGCTTGGTTTGGAAGAAGAGTCTGAAACCTTTGAATCCATTTCTGCCTACAAGAACCTTCAGACCAAGCCGGGCATCAAGGTTTTCCGCTTCATAGCCCCTCTCTACTACATAAACAAAGAATGCTTTAAATCAGCTTTGTACAAGAAAACGCTAAACCCAGTCTTGGTACAGGCAGCTTGGAAGAAGGCAGCCAAGAGGAAACTCAAGGAGGAAACAGTGATTTTCACTGGGATCCAGGATGAGGTTTCAGTGCAGCTTTCCCATGACCCCTTGGAGCTGCATACCATCGTGATTGACTGCAGCGCAATACAGTTCTTAGATACTGCAGGGATCCACACGCTGAAAGAAGTTCGCAGGGATTATGAAGCCGTTGGTGTCCAGGTTTTACTGGCTCAGTGCAATCCTTCTGTGAGGGATTCCTTGACCAGAGGAGAATACtgcaaaaaggaagaagaaaatcttCTCTTCTATAGTTTGTCTGAAGCGGTGGCTTTTGCGGTGGCCTCTCAGAAGCAGAAAGGAGTGTGTGTTCTCAATGGTCTGAGTCTCTCTGGTGACTGA